One Acetobacterium sp. KB-1 DNA segment encodes these proteins:
- a CDS encoding YafY family protein, whose amino-acid sequence MTSQHDEKKTARILAIYDQIIRGETVNKQKWAENLGVSDKTIQRDLKEIEDYLQVLYPESKVAYDRKCQGHRLFREGSMALSDNDIFAVIKVLLDARPFNKKEMGKILDHLLCLSYNRKAIELAIGNERQHYQPVKHDEDLIERIWFFSQSVQNHQVLGVQYQKQDGTVKAYKINPLGLLFNEYYFYVIAEINGKENPVSLVFRLDRFLNYAFYGEDQRFTVDYGNRFQESEFRDQIQFMYTGELTTIRFRFSGPSLEAVRDRLPTAKVEKTEDGVTTLSARVYGEGVKKWLLSQGDWVEVLSPPSYRKEMVEMIERMRGKYGEE is encoded by the coding sequence ATGACATCACAACACGATGAAAAGAAAACCGCTCGGATTCTGGCCATTTATGATCAGATCATTCGGGGTGAGACCGTTAATAAACAAAAATGGGCCGAAAATCTGGGGGTCAGTGATAAAACCATTCAGCGGGATCTGAAGGAAATCGAAGACTATCTACAAGTGCTTTACCCGGAGAGCAAGGTTGCCTATGACCGGAAGTGTCAGGGTCACCGATTGTTCCGGGAAGGCAGTATGGCACTGTCGGATAACGATATCTTTGCGGTTATTAAGGTGCTGCTGGATGCCCGACCTTTTAACAAAAAAGAAATGGGAAAAATCCTTGATCATCTGCTGTGCCTGTCCTACAACCGCAAAGCCATTGAGCTGGCCATCGGGAATGAACGTCAGCATTATCAGCCAGTGAAACACGATGAAGACTTAATTGAACGGATCTGGTTTTTTAGTCAGAGTGTTCAGAACCATCAGGTGCTGGGTGTTCAGTATCAAAAGCAGGATGGCACCGTCAAGGCCTATAAAATCAATCCCCTGGGGTTATTGTTCAACGAGTATTATTTTTATGTGATTGCTGAGATCAATGGCAAGGAGAATCCCGTTTCACTGGTTTTCCGGCTGGATCGATTTCTAAATTACGCCTTTTATGGGGAGGATCAGCGATTTACTGTTGACTACGGCAACCGCTTCCAAGAAAGCGAATTCCGGGATCAAATTCAGTTTATGTATACCGGTGAACTGACCACCATCCGCTTCCGGTTTTCCGGCCCATCCCTGGAGGCGGTGCGAGATCGGCTGCCCACTGCCAAGGTGGAAAAAACTGAAGACGGCGTCACTACTCTTTCAGCTCGGGTCTATGGAGAAGGGGTCAAAAAATGGCTGCTTTCGCAAGGGGACTGGGTTGAGGTACTAAGCCCGCCAAGTTATCGCAAAGAGATGGTGGAGATGATTGAGCGGATGCGGGGGAAGTATGGGGAGGAATAA
- a CDS encoding dynamin family protein: MIVTIIYNPYIKKNQIVYNGNEVKNDSILKYICNKKNQNWFEVTSGWQGIFEELEQKFIDERLYLEFWGRMIDYKEFVSNFKKYQGEQISLIDPILIEDENMLMNEISGFINKLEKNDKLSRDLADEFEKINSNKFKICVIATMSSGKSTLINAMLGRDLLPSNTAACTATITTLTDNDEMEFFDVWCFDQKGKLFIEKRDVTLEELELYNENEAIKIIDLEGPIPGISTSRFNLHLIDTPGPNNSTNDDHEKLTFEMIESDDYAMVIYVMSPETIQSDDNDELLQTIAETMNKAGKKAEERFLFVINKCDNLDPEDEDDTIENVLETAKAYLKKIGIDEPNIYPVTAEIAKLIRMNQRGEKLTRKDRNEIDDWLEIFESSTPEDQEYQRLKSFEQFASLTPEARQTITRRLKTARNEKNTIVEGLIHTGVPALEESIEEYLAKSVYPAKINDFITCVDTYLKFPVLAEAIAHYFDEKLKLVKHGNEVFKRAEYIAKTGEDNYAQEICKIHDQRKKLTDGKSRIDRLYVNQLFGFCDPLEYLIIEMLNSKGLIMINKKYCDINPIGISSLKLMKMRDKGLKYFGSEGFKYKILKESEFKNLDEKDLSRIIWMPKSLKMKIQHQLNPIVELSEKIENFSQMISDEIIAKNAEELLIYAQKQNHPIFQ; the protein is encoded by the coding sequence ATGATAGTAACAATTATCTATAATCCGTATATTAAAAAAAATCAAATAGTATACAATGGAAATGAAGTGAAAAATGACAGCATTCTTAAATATATCTGCAACAAAAAAAATCAGAATTGGTTTGAAGTTACATCTGGATGGCAGGGCATTTTTGAAGAATTGGAACAGAAATTTATTGATGAAAGACTTTATTTGGAATTTTGGGGAAGAATGATTGATTACAAGGAATTTGTGTCAAACTTTAAAAAATATCAAGGCGAACAAATCTCATTGATTGACCCTATTCTAATTGAAGATGAAAATATGTTGATGAATGAAATATCGGGATTTATCAATAAGTTGGAGAAGAACGACAAGCTATCTCGTGATCTTGCGGATGAATTCGAAAAAATCAACAGCAATAAATTTAAAATTTGCGTGATTGCCACCATGAGCAGCGGGAAGTCTACCTTGATCAATGCGATGCTGGGACGCGATTTACTGCCCTCAAATACGGCGGCCTGCACGGCAACCATCACTACCTTGACCGATAATGATGAGATGGAGTTTTTTGATGTATGGTGCTTTGATCAGAAAGGGAAACTTTTTATTGAGAAAAGGGATGTAACTCTGGAAGAACTGGAATTATATAATGAAAATGAGGCGATAAAAATCATCGATTTAGAAGGCCCCATCCCGGGAATTTCGACATCAAGGTTTAACTTACATCTGATCGACACGCCTGGGCCAAACAATTCGACCAATGATGACCATGAAAAACTAACTTTCGAAATGATTGAATCAGATGACTATGCAATGGTCATTTACGTAATGAGTCCTGAAACCATACAGTCTGACGATAACGATGAATTGCTTCAAACAATTGCTGAAACAATGAATAAAGCAGGGAAAAAAGCTGAAGAGCGGTTCTTATTTGTAATCAATAAATGCGATAATCTAGATCCGGAAGATGAAGATGATACCATCGAAAATGTTCTGGAAACCGCAAAGGCTTATCTTAAAAAAATTGGAATTGACGAACCAAATATTTATCCAGTTACGGCTGAAATTGCTAAACTGATCCGGATGAATCAGCGGGGGGAGAAATTAACCAGAAAGGATAGAAATGAAATTGATGACTGGCTGGAAATTTTTGAAAGCAGCACGCCTGAGGATCAAGAGTATCAACGACTTAAGAGTTTTGAACAGTTTGCTTCACTAACCCCGGAAGCACGACAGACGATTACCAGGCGATTAAAAACTGCGAGAAATGAAAAAAATACTATTGTCGAAGGTCTGATTCATACGGGGGTACCGGCGTTAGAAGAATCAATTGAAGAATACCTGGCGAAGTCGGTTTATCCAGCGAAAATCAATGATTTTATCACATGTGTGGATACATATTTAAAATTTCCGGTTTTAGCGGAAGCAATTGCTCATTATTTTGATGAGAAATTAAAATTGGTTAAGCATGGAAATGAAGTGTTTAAGAGAGCTGAATATATTGCGAAAACAGGAGAGGACAATTATGCTCAAGAAATATGTAAGATCCATGATCAGAGAAAAAAACTGACCGATGGGAAAAGTAGGATTGATCGGTTGTATGTAAATCAGCTCTTTGGTTTTTGCGATCCCTTAGAGTATTTAATTATAGAAATGCTAAATTCTAAAGGCCTGATTATGATTAACAAAAAATATTGTGATATAAATCCAATAGGAATAAGTAGTTTAAAATTAATGAAAATGCGGGATAAAGGCTTAAAGTATTTTGGTTCAGAAGGATTCAAATACAAAATACTGAAAGAATCAGAATTTAAAAATCTTGATGAAAAAGATTTATCGCGCATCATCTGGATGCCCAAAAGTTTGAAGATGAAGATTCAACATCAGCTGAATCCAATAGTCGAGCTTAGTGAGAAAATAGAAAATTTTAGTCAGATGATAAGTGATGAAATAATTGCGAAAAATGCTGAAGAATTATTGATATATGCACAAAAGCAAAATCATCCGATTTTTCAGTAA